AAGCGGCTGCGAAAGCCGATAACATCCCTTACAAAACCTCTAAGTTCCCTTTAATGGCCAATGGTCGTTCTTTAGCTGAAGGAGAAACCGATGGGTTTGTAAAAGTCGTGGTTCATCCAGACACTGGTGAAATCATTGGTGCGCATATTCTCGCATCGAACGCATCCGACTTACTCGCTGAAGTGGTGCTCGCCATCAAGTCTGAAGCGACCATCGCCGATGTCGCGAATGCGATTCACTTACACCCAACGGTATCAGAAACCGTGATGGAATCCGCTTTAGGTGCGATTCATAAACACATCCATATCTAACAATAAAGGCATTCCACGTGGAATGCCTTTTCGCTATTCAAATAAGGTTTTGGTGAATGGTTCTAAAGACTTTTTGAGCGATGCATCGATGGTGTTTAGCTTTAGTTCATACGCTTCTTTTTCAAATCGACTGCCGTAGAATTGATTGAAATGAAGGGATAGTATCGGTGTGGTTAACACCAAGGTCTCAATCAAACCGTCTTTGATACTCACTTTGAGGGCGTGTTCTCCAATTGTTTTTTGGATTTCAAAAGCAGGGGACTCTCCAAAGTTCCACCCCCAGCTCAGATACTTCTCTTGTTTCAGTGCTTCGATGGCTTTTAAGTCAGCTTCGCATAAACTCAAGAAATGAGATTGAATGTCTTCTGTATTGAGCCAATATTTCAATAGCGCTGTTTTAAACACATCGATGTCCATAGAGGTTTTTAAATGTGTATTCACATTGGTAACCCGACTTCGATTCGAATCCACCGCAACACTCGCAATGTCTTTGGTTTTGGGTTTTAAGACTTTGCTTAAGGTGTCTAGATTCGTTTCAAACAAAATGGTGCCGTGATGTAACATCTTTTTTTGATGATACATTTGGGCATTTCCACTGAATTTATCGGTTCCGATGACCAAATCGCTTTTTCCACTGAAAGACGCGTTCACACCCATCTGTTGTAGGAAATCAACCACCGGTTGTGTGAATGATCGGTAATTTTTCAAGACATCTTGATAGTGTTTAGAGATGATGGAAAAGTTTAAATTACCCAAATCGTGATACACTGTACCACCACCGGATATTCGCCTAATGATGGGAATATCGTGCTTTTTACAATACTCGACATTGACCTCACCATAAACCACTTGGTTTCGCCCCACAATCACTGAAGGTGCATTTACCCACAGTAAAAGGATGTCTTCTTCACAATCCATGTGTTTTAAGACATATTCTTCTAATGCGAGATTAAAATGAGGGTCATGTAAGTGATTTAGGATGGTCTTCATAAATTACCTTTAGGGATAAAAAACTATCTTTTCGCTTGGATGATGTCTTCGATGGTGTTCGAAATGTCTTCGATGACTTCTGATAATACTTGGTCTGTGGATAAATCCACGCCTACCATCTTCGCTAGGTCTAGTGGAGACTTAGTCCCGCCTGCTTTCAAGACTTCAATCCATGCTTGTGGTTCGATTTGCTTGTCTTGAATCATGCGCGATACTTTGGTACCTAAGGTTAATCCGGCAGAGTAGGTATATGGATATAAACCCATGAAGTAGTGTGGTTGTCTCATCCAAGTGAGTCCAGCCCACTCAGGAATCTCAACCGCATCACCCCAAAATTGTCTTAATACACCGAGTTTGATGTTGTTTAGGATATTGGCGGATAAAGGTTGTTTTTGATCGACTTTTTTATAAACTTCTCGTTGGAAAGCAGCTTCTAGTAAATGGGTCACGAAATTGTGATAATACGTTCTGGAAATCATCACCGATTTAATCCAAGTTTTTTCGCGTTCTGAGGATGCTTTTTGGATCAAGTGGTTCGCCATCAATAATTCATTGGTAGTCGATGGGGCTTCGATGAAGTACATCGATGGTCTCGTATTTAAAATGCTTTGATTGGCATTGGCGTATTGGAAATGTCCCGCATGACCAAGTTCATGGGCTAATACCATGACTTCATCCATTTGACCATTCCAGTTGATGAGGATATAGGAGGATGCGCCATAAGGTGAAGAACAGAACCCACCGGTGGATTTACCTTGGTTTTGTGGGAAATCAATCCAGCGTTCATCAAACGCACGATGAACGATTTGGTTGTATTCTGGTCCTAAAATGGATAAGCCTTCTTTTAAGAGCTCTTTAGACGCTTCAATCGATACTTTCGGTTCAAAGGTAGGGTCAACAGCGATTTTCAAGTCCGCGTAAGTCATCTTGTCTAACCCATGGATGTCTTTTAATAATAACGCGTACTTGCGCATCGCAGGTGCGAGTTTCGTCATGATGCCATCGATTTGACGGTCCATGAAGTCTTTCGATACCTTTTGACCATCGAGTAGATAATCAAAGACACTTGGATAACCCCTGAGTTCAGATAGAATCTTCTCTTTTTGAACATGGGCTTGGTAATTGCTGGCAAAACCATGTTGGTATTCAGAAAGCTTTTGATAGAAGGTTTCATAAGCCTTTCTTCTAACGGCTGGATTGACTTCATATTCATACTCATTTTCAAATAAGGTGAATGAATTGGGATAAGTCACACCATCCACTTCAAAATCGTTGAATTTCATGTCTGCCAGTTTGAAGCGATTATAGTGCATATATGACGCATTGAGGACAGGTGATAACGACACCAAGGTTTTTTCAATCTCTGGTGATAAGGTATGTTTCTTGTCTTCAATGATTTCTTCTAGATAGTATTTGTTGTTATCGCTTAATGCGGCTGCTTTTAAGAGTAATTCATCGGGTTGTTGTTTGAGTTCATTGGTTAAGAAAGCCATCTTTTTAGAGATGCTTTGAAAACGCATCATGGCTTTCCCTTGACGCATTTGATTTTCTTCCGATATCGAATCGGTAGAGGATTGTAACGACCCATAAGCCCCAATTCTAGACAGTCTACCTTGGATGTCTTGGAATTGATTGAGTGCTTCATGGATGGTTTGTTCGGATGATAGTTTGTTTTCAAATTGTTGACAAAAAGCATCGATGTCTGTTTCAACTTGATCAAACGCTTCTAAATAAAGTGCTTCACTTTTAAATAAATTCGCCATGTCCCAAGTCTGATTGATATTGAGTTCATGACGTTTAGGTAATTGTTTTTTCATTGTATTCGCCCCTTTGAAAAGATTATAACACAGGTGAAATGGGAGTGAATGAAGGAATTGCATCCTTGTTGGTAAATCCGAATCGATTAAAGCATGCTATAAGTAAAAAAACATCCCTCTATCGTTAGCTTTCGATTATTGGGATGTTTTCATCATATCGATTTATTTTTGTTTTAATTGGGTGAGCAGTTCGTTCAAACGCTTGTCTAAAGTTTCTGGCTTTTTCGCTTCTACTACCTTTCGAACCATTTCTTTTCGATTCGAATAGGCGGCTTGATTGAAGACATCCATTAATTGATGTTCATTCAAAAAACGAGCTAAGACCTCTGGGATTTCAACATCCCTTCTACCTTCAATCAAAGTGAGTGTTACTATGATGGTATCCCCGCCACGTATACCTGTTTGTTCACGGTGTTCTTTCGATAGTGGAATCAAGTATTTACCACTCATGACCGCGACGGTCGATGGGTATTCATAATTACCGATTGTTACCATTACCGGTGGTTTCTTCGCTTTGCCTAAAGCTTCTAAATTGACTTGTGGTACTTCGATACCGGTGTTATTACCGAATGACAAAACGGTGGTCTTAAATTGGGTCTTAATCATGTTTATGTTCTCCTTACCATTTTAATATAGCTGTCGAAGTTCAATTTGACCTTCGCCATTGCCTTGCGGATCAGGTGCTTTTTTGGCCCAGCAAATGGCTTCTTCTTTCGATTTCACGTCAATTAAGAAAAAACCAGCTACGAGGGTACTTGGGTTTTCAAATGGACCTTCTGTGATGATGGCTGGTTCACCTGG
This genomic stretch from Paracholeplasma manati harbors:
- a CDS encoding YciI family protein, with amino-acid sequence MLFMMIIKASKNSEGANLPDKKLMLAMDEYNDLLDSAGVKVMAKGLQPSSNGLRFSFTTPGEPAIITEGPFENPSTLVAGFFLIDVKSKEEAICWAKKAPDPQGNGEGQIELRQLY
- a CDS encoding lipoate--protein ligase family protein, which codes for MKTILNHLHDPHFNLALEEYVLKHMDCEEDILLLWVNAPSVIVGRNQVVYGEVNVEYCKKHDIPIIRRISGGGTVYHDLGNLNFSIISKHYQDVLKNYRSFTQPVVDFLQQMGVNASFSGKSDLVIGTDKFSGNAQMYHQKKMLHHGTILFETNLDTLSKVLKPKTKDIASVAVDSNRSRVTNVNTHLKTSMDIDVFKTALLKYWLNTEDIQSHFLSLCEADLKAIEALKQEKYLSWGWNFGESPAFEIQKTIGEHALKVSIKDGLIETLVLTTPILSLHFNQFYGSRFEKEAYELKLNTIDASLKKSLEPFTKTLFE
- a CDS encoding YdeI/OmpD-associated family protein, coding for MIKTQFKTTVLSFGNNTGIEVPQVNLEALGKAKKPPVMVTIGNYEYPSTVAVMSGKYLIPLSKEHREQTGIRGGDTIIVTLTLIEGRRDVEIPEVLARFLNEHQLMDVFNQAAYSNRKEMVRKVVEAKKPETLDKRLNELLTQLKQK
- the pepF gene encoding oligoendopeptidase F, whose protein sequence is MKKQLPKRHELNINQTWDMANLFKSEALYLEAFDQVETDIDAFCQQFENKLSSEQTIHEALNQFQDIQGRLSRIGAYGSLQSSTDSISEENQMRQGKAMMRFQSISKKMAFLTNELKQQPDELLLKAAALSDNNKYYLEEIIEDKKHTLSPEIEKTLVSLSPVLNASYMHYNRFKLADMKFNDFEVDGVTYPNSFTLFENEYEYEVNPAVRRKAYETFYQKLSEYQHGFASNYQAHVQKEKILSELRGYPSVFDYLLDGQKVSKDFMDRQIDGIMTKLAPAMRKYALLLKDIHGLDKMTYADLKIAVDPTFEPKVSIEASKELLKEGLSILGPEYNQIVHRAFDERWIDFPQNQGKSTGGFCSSPYGASSYILINWNGQMDEVMVLAHELGHAGHFQYANANQSILNTRPSMYFIEAPSTTNELLMANHLIQKASSEREKTWIKSVMISRTYYHNFVTHLLEAAFQREVYKKVDQKQPLSANILNNIKLGVLRQFWGDAVEIPEWAGLTWMRQPHYFMGLYPYTYSAGLTLGTKVSRMIQDKQIEPQAWIEVLKAGGTKSPLDLAKMVGVDLSTDQVLSEVIEDISNTIEDIIQAKR